The nucleotide window acgattattcgagccttgcgactcgtttttatagttaccaattgtcaacaattacaaaaacgagccgcaaggctcaaataatcgtatctcctcttcccaaattgtccatttttgtgcctaatccgagcgttaattagagagtaTTAGGTACGTGACCATCGAATCATGTCATAtggtctccaaattgccttcgaatcgtgaaatgtggtctccgaattgccttcgaatcgtggcatgtggcctccgaattgcctacgAATCAAATCTGatcgttaattagggagaatttacagtaccATAAATTCTATCCGCGAAGTTTAAACTGTAAGATTCCGCGAAAAGATTTCCTTCGCCAAGAAAATGAATTCCGAGTGCCGGAGAAATAAAAGCTTCTAGTCTCCAGAACGCAGAATGCTCGAACATAAAGTCGAACATTCACCCGAGAAATGTATATAAGTGTTGGAAAAGGTCGACGGGGCTCGTGTCGAGTTgatctttctgtctctctccccAGTTCGTGAACAGCGAGGGCACCTGGGTGCGCATCGACGACGAGTCAATGGGCAAGTACTGCTTCGACCGAGGTCGAATCGCGGAGGGCGAGGCCTGGTCGCTCGCGATTAGCAAACAGGGCGTGACTTACATGAAAATCGAGCCCGATCTCGAGAACGATGCGGCGGAAAAGAAACCGATCATAGCCGATCCGTCCGTTTCACCTAGTCATAAAGGTTTCGATTTCTCCGTGCCTTCCGTGAGTCACGAGGGCTTTAATTTCACCGCGCAGAATTACACGGCGAGCACAGCGGAGCCTGGCGAAGGTAGCAACACGAATCTCTTTATTTTTGGTTCATACAATCAACATGGTTCACCAGGTACAATTCGATGAGATCGAGTTCTCCTCGTCCGCTTATGATACTCTCTCGGCTAACGACGGCGCGGCGATTATATTTCAGGAAGCGACAAGTCGACTCTGGAGAAGGCCGATGTCTCGCCGAAATTCTCGAAGCCGCATTCGAAAGAGAGGGTGGtgaaggagagggagagagaaggtGGCGGCGGatgcggaggaggaggaggaggaggaggaggaggagggggaggaggtgGTGGCGGAGGTGGCGGGAAGTTCAGCGTTCTCCAGAAGTGGTTGAGAGGCGACGACAAGTGTCACGGGGAAAAGAGGAGCTCGCCCGGCAGGTGAATAAAAAGAATGAACCGTCGGGAGCCGTGCAGTTAGATTAGTTTCGTCATATAGTTTTGGCATTTGCAGGGATTTTTCCGAGTTCGTCGGTGTCTCCGTGAAGGAGCTGGTGAAGGCGATCGGCGAGAGCCGCGCGAATGGCAACGGTCCCACGTCACCGGAAACACCGAGACGATTGTCGAGAAGCTCGTCGCCGAAGAATCCCCAAGGTGGGTCACCACGATTTAACAGCCCGTCCTCTAGCCCAGTTCAGATACCCGGTACGTATACGCAACTGCAGCCGACAACaatttcaaatctatgagaattcGAAGCCACGTGCGCGACAGATTATCTCTtatacatttgtatatttgttcttCTATATGGTCTCATTGTTTTAATCTCATGACATTCATGTGTGTGCCTTACTTCACACTTTCGGCACCGTAACTGGTCTGAGGAGGGAATCATTTCAGAAGCTGAGAGACCCGTTACTGACGCTTGTAAGACCGTATACCGTTCCACGGACGGTTCTCCTGATCCGTGGAATGAATTATCGTAGAGTAAAACTCCGTTTGCGACTTACCATAAGCCACTTCTATCTCTctatatctttctctctctatctttctctttctctctttataaatatatatacatagtacaTAAACGAATGATCGTAGGTTGTATAAATATGTTAAAAACAGACCTTATGGAATTAGTTATAACAATATAGTAATGTTGCTCTTAGCTGGGTCCAGTCGGCAGCCAGTTGGTTCTGGTAATTGCCTCTTCCCTCCTGCTGCTCATGCACCAGGTACTCGACCCTTTCCTACTCAACATATTCCTCAGTTTTGTACAGTCGAGAAATAGTGTTCTAGCGTTATTTGTGTTGTTCGGAGTTTCGTAATTAATTCAcgtcaccaccaccaccaccaccacaacCGATTATACGTTTCCTTCAAGAATGCAATGGCACCGTAGTGTATATTTACTCGTCGAAGACCGAACTGCATGCAGATATGATTAAAACCTGGAGATGAGATATTTCGTTTTGTGCACGCACAATACATCAACgcacacacacgcgcacacaTACACATGCCAACAACCCTTGTCCGATTAGAGGTTTAAATAGTGCATAACGAATCTGTAGATTCGATATACTCTCATTACACATTATAGTTTAGCGTATTTATAAACAATAACATGTCACAATGTAAATTTCTACAAATGATCCAAATTGTCAGGTGGGAGAAGTTTGATAGGAGGGGGAGATAGTATCAGTAGCAGCCCTGTGCTCTGCGGCTCCCCCCGAAGTGTCGGCCTCTCCCCATTAggtaagaacaacaacatacATTTCTACTCTCTGACTCTAACACTAACATAATTACTTTACCACTGCATCGTACCGATCACGTTCTTAATCACAATCTATAACACGTTAATACTAAATGTTTCGTTTCACGGCCGATCATCAAGCTCTCTCACAATCTCTCATTCTCAGTCGTCGTTGTTTCATTCACGATACGCACGGGATCTGCACGAATTTATTGCaaggactgtggattttatacgTTTATGGCATACGTAAAACGTTTCATTCTTAGTTGATATTCTCGATGAAGTAAGTCAATTTTTAATCGATTTCAGTTCCTGTATAAATATCTGTATAAATATCCATGGTTGATGAAGTTATGCGAAAGAACGTTACACGAGATGCATTAGTATCCCTGACAGAAAGTCTTCCATCAAAAGTGCTATCAGCGAGAGAACAAAAATTTATCTGTCTATTGCACTTCACAAGTACACTTTTTTAGCAAATCAGATTCACcagaaattatatatttacgaCAAGTTTCTCTTTGTGCGATTTCGTTGGTCGGATAAAGCACGCTTGATTTCTAACAACGTATTCTCTGACAATGAACTCCGTTATAGAAATGTTACAAAAATCAATTCATGTGCAAAACATATGCTAATTAACTCTTCGAATGAAGAACAGTTGTTAGATGCAATTGATGACTCGGTTCCAACTGTCACTTAAAATATTAGATAATTATTTTATCTTCATCATTGCGTGCAATAAAAGTTTGAACTTCTGAACAATATATTCgattttatttcgattaaaaACGTATCAGAGCAGCAAAATTTAATTTGCAAAGGGGTAAATTTTCCCTGCAGAAGAATTGAATTTGATATGCAAAAGGGTGTACACTTGGAGTACAAATCGTGTGTACGCCCATTAAAGGAACATTATTAACTGAACCCACATTTTTATATGAACATATTTAtttgcacaagtatttgtatgaGTGCATTCCATCGAACACTTCTTGTCAGGAGTAGTATTCATCTGCCGGTGTCCATTGCCTTTAAAAAAGTAAGGTGAGATAACAATATCCTTGCTCTAGAAAGCAGAGATAAGATTTCTATATTTCGAAAGGACTGAGTAATCATTTTGTCTAAACCCTCTTCCTGCGTATCTCTCTTTCAAGTTTCTGGTGGCATGGTCGACAGCACAGCCACGTCACAGCGACGAGGATCGACGCAAAGCGACACAAGTGCCTTGGTCAGTAGTATAACGAGGGATCCTTCGCAATCACCCAGTGCTGTCAGCACAACTGCCAACACCCGCGACCTGTCCCAGAGCCCGAGCTGTAGTTCTTTACAAATAAGATCAGAGGGTAGTATAGCCAGCCCTCCCGACACACCGAAAAAGGATGGCACAGTAAGTGAAAGTAAAACAtactacaggatgtcccaaaattattgtataagtGGGAAacgagaggttcctgagatcatttgaagtaactttttcctcagcgaaaatgcaatccgcggcttcgtttacgagctattaacgaaaaacagggaccaatgagaggcgagtgggcgtcgaccgctcgttggctcggctgccttgcgCTAGCCGagcgcgcctctcattggtcactatttttcgttaataattcgtgaatgaagtcgcagattgcattttcgctaaggaaaaagttacttcaaatgacttcaagaaccccttatttctcgcttgtacaataattctgggatatttatatttattttatatttatatttattattttatatttatatttattattttatatttatatttattataattttgtacaataatttttgggATACCTTGAAGAGAAGATATGATTACTCAAGCcccacggctcgtttttatagttgccgattgtcaacaactataaaaatcatatctcctctttctacaggatgtcccaaaagtaTTGTATAAgagggaaatgagaggttcctgaggtcatttgaagtaactttttcctcagcgaaaatgcaatccgcggtttcgtttacgagctattagcgaaaaacagggaccaatgaaaggcgagtgggcgtcgaccgctcgttggctcgactgCCTTGCGCTAGCCGagcgcgcctctcattggtcactatttttcgttaataactcgcaaacgaagccgctgattgcattttcgctaaggaaaaagttacttcaaatgacttcaagaaccccttatttctcgcttgtacaataattttgggatatcttgaagagaagatatgattattcaaGCCCCAcggctagtttttatagtttacaattgtcaacaactataaaaatcatatctcctctttccaaattactcatttttgtttacaagctgaagggcaATTGGGAGAACTTACTGTTATTCGAAGTTGTCGAAGAAGCTTGTTACATTGTTGCATAACGTATCTGAACCTTGACAAGAATATTCCTTTAGTTTTCGTTATCTTCCAACTTAATCACGAAATGGAACAAACTTCCCGGACAACTGGGTCCGAATCAAATGAAACGTGCAATAACAAAATGTTCTGTTCCAAAGGATTCGCAGAGGAGTCCGCGGAAAATGTCTCAGGCGCAGACGCAGACGAACCTCACGTTTCACTTCAGCATCGGTTCCACCGGGCCAAAGGAGGAGCGTCACTTGCCCAAGCTGAGTCGACGGGATCACACGAAGATGGTGAAGACCAGAGCGAAAAGAGCGATGTCTCCGGCAAGTTCCCAGCAAAGCCCGAACCCGAGTCGGACGTTGAACTTGAGCAAGGAGAAGGTGAAAGAGGCCATCAGCCCATCGGTAGCGGAATGCCTTCGAGCCGTCTTCGCGGCGTTTCTTTGGCACGAGGGGATCGTGCACGACGCGATGGCCTGCGCCAGTTTCCTGAAGTTTCACCCTAGTTTGCCGAAGCAAGGAGCCCTCGTCGTGACCAGGCAGACGGTGCTGCAGTCGAACGACAAGGAAGAACAGGAGCAGAAAGCAAGGCAGAGACATTCCGTGGAGGTGACCAACGCTGGCAACTACTTGCACATCCAGCCGAGCACGTTGGAGACTCTGACGCGGTCAGCGGCGAACGCCAACGCGAACCGAAATCGCAAGAAACAGGAGGTTCCAACGAAGGACGAGGGTCAGACGAACGGCAAGCTCGGCGCAGTTCCCGAGTTCCAAACTGTGGCGGTGCTGCCGCCGGCCTTGAAGAGCTTGGTGTTCCTGTGGGAGGAGCTCAGCACGAATTGTCTGCAGGCTATAGAGCAGCAGTCGGTCCTCCCGAGCCCGATATCGCAGGTGCAGACGGTGAAGTTGAGCAAACGACCGGTCCCGGAGAAACGACCCCGAGAAGAGAAGCTGAAGGAGCGCGAGAAGAAAGGGAACCGGAAGAAGAAAGAATGGAAACCGGTTGGCAGAGGAATCGGATCCGAGGTGCTGGccgggatagagagagagaccatCTGCGAGCTGTGCGGCTTGATGTTCCCGCACCCGGTGACTTATCACATGAAAATGATGCACCCTGGCTGCGGATGGCACGCGGGAGGAAAAGGGTACAACAGCGGAGGGACCTATTGCATCGGCTGGGCAGGGAATTGCGGCGATGGTGGCGTGGGCGGAAGCTCTTGGTACCTAATTTGCGACACGTGCCGCGACAAGTACCTGAGAGCACGGAAGCTCAAGCTGACCAAGAAGTTCTTGACGGGGATCACGAAGCGGAAGAACGGCACCGGGAAGATCCTGTCGCCTATTTCCACTCCGAATGGCAACGAGACGCATATCGTCATGAAGAACAACGCTATATTCCTGCTGGAACTGGCCAGTGCTTCGGGACTGAACATTCCGAAACAACAAAGACGACCGTCGCAAACGTTGTCGTCCGTCGCCGAGAACTACAGTCCTCCGGACACGGCGGGACCGTTTCCGCCGACCGGTCCTTTCCAGTGTCTACAAGCCCTCGGCGTTCATCACTCTCAGAGTCACGACGAAAGGTACTACGAGGAGGCGTTGAGGCGGCAGAACGGCCATCAGAATGTTTACGACGGGAGCAGCGCTATGTTCAACAGCACAAACGGAAGGGTAAGAGATTAGTGTCGCTTGTGTAATATCGATTGATAACGCGTGACTGTATGCAGCCATTGTCCGAGTATCCGATGAGTGACAGCGACAGCGAGAGCGGCAAAGGTCGGGGCATGTTTCATCGATCCGTATCGATGTCCACTGGAGCATCCTGGGCCAGAAACACTAACGATGGCAGGGTCGTCATCATGCGGAAAAGGAACAACAGTAGCAGCGAAATGAATAACAGTatgtattaacacgttgactgccgcgtcacccgtattcgggtgacagcaaaagttctcatcaggccacgtcacccgtaattcgggtgacgctgattcgactacttacaaaggatttccgaaaatatttcgacaaatattctacaggaggtaatgaaacgattgaattcttataaaaatggtttattaaaaaaattattcgcagtgtataacattaaaacgttctctgcaaagttgaggtcgatcaggacagcttggacaaaaagttgttggttttctcagatttgctcgtgcctctgatcggtccatttcgtatctttcatttgaactgtagcttcctcggtatcatcaacatttctttcttcttccatgaccaattctcgtaaaatcccgtcaatagtatcttcataacattcattatcactaagattgtatttatcagtatccgaatcagaatctgacgatgtaattctatttatgcttctccttccgggcaatccgatctcttttcattattgaaaaaaataagggccgagattttaagttataccattcggtactcggcaaagattccaactgatcatgcaggaacagaaacagacatgaattaacagcgcacgctttctatagcggcacgggtggcccgtaggagattttgttgtaaatacgcgtggcagtcaacgtgttaaacagaTTCGCTGGTTTGAGAGATGTAGTAACCCAGAGACTTCTCTTTGTTCAGATGGCGGTTTGTCCTTACTATGCTATCCGTCCGCCGCTCTACAAAAATTGGTACCGTCGATGGACCAATCCGCGATCGTATCGACCAGCCAAACGGAAGCTGCGAATAACGATAGAATAGAAATCCTGATGCGACCCGTGATGCTTTTCGTTCTTCAGCAGCACAATCTGCAGCATTTACAGCTCGCCATGAAACAGGCGTTGCGCCGCGCTTCTTGCCGAGTGTACGCGATGCAAGCGTTAAATTGGTTACTAAGAAGTGTTACACAACCGATATGCCTGCATGATTTGCTGTGGTGGTTTTCTGCTTCTCTGATACCGGCGGTGTCACCTGAGCCCGTGGATGCGACCGAAGAGGAGAATCGAACCGAGAAAAGGGACGAACATGTATGTAGTACAGAGTTCGATATACATATGGTATTACGAGCGCTGTTCGATGTAAACATTGAGATAGTAGTTGAATATTAACATTCGATACGCACAGATCCATGAGATGAGATTAACAGACTTATGACAAACCTTGCTGCCCTCGATTGTCTACCATTACTccccaaaaaattcaagtttcTGGAAATAGTTGCTGCCGATAGGTTTTCTAGGATATAGTATCTTTATCGAATCACAAAAACGATTCTTCAATATAGACCATCCTTCAAGGGAAGAAATTTTGCCAACGAAAGCaacaacaattattattatagtagtaGTTGTGACAATTATTATATCTGgtgaacaaaatttaatatttaacatttGCTTTGGATcagagataaatatttattaattactcTGTAGTACGTTTTATACAATTTAAATTATTGCTGTTAACGAAGAGCTTTTATAAAAGTTACCACCACGACGGTTAATAGATACAGTAAAATATTTGATGTATATTAAATAGCAGTAACGTGTGTTTAATTTTCAAGGACATGATCAACGTATGCGAGCATCCTTTAAGCGACTTGGTGATAGCAGGCGAGTCTGTTAATCCGTTGCCAACAGTTTTTCACACTTTATTACAAACGATTGCAGACCTGATGCTTCTACCACCCCTTGGTAAGTATTTACTTGCTAAAATTATGTCCAGTTAGAATTAAATCATAATTGGAAGatctaattaaattttatacattctATGTATTAGGCTCGCCTCTTCAACAAGCAGCTATCCGGTGCTGGGGAATCAAGTTCACCCCCGCGGATCATATGTTTCTCCACAGAAGTCACGTGTTCAGTAACATTAGTAAAATCCTCTCGAGATACGAAGAGGACGAGGACGTTACGACGAGCATGCACGAGAGTCATCAATCGATTCATTCCCAGCAGATAACTAGTTCCGTGGAGGTTCTGAAAGATTTAACGCCCGGTATTAAAATCAAAGCCTCCAGCAGGCAAGCTATGATCGGGAACTTGACTGATAATTCAACAGAAACTTTCTGGGAGTCCGGCGACGAGGATCGCAATAAAACGAAGACAATTATTATCAACTGCGGTGCCCATTCTCTTCCTCGTATGATCTACATTCACATTGATAACTGTCGTGACTTAACGGTAAGTCCCATATTCTCGTTTTGCGAAAGGAATTTGTTACTCACGGCATCGATGTTGCAGCACAAGGTATCTAGCGTAACATTTCAATCTGGTAATAATGCCGACGAAATGGTGAAACTGAGGACCGTGGAGATCGAGAGTCGCTCAGCTGGTTGGATCAATTGTCCAGTCACCGGTGAGAGTGAATAAATAAGTTCACTTAACgagtaatgtatatatatatacattactcgttatatattatatatatatattaaataaagaaagaCATTTTTGTTAAACTACTTGAAATTGTTACTTTACATAAAGACATTTTTgttaaactatatatataaattatatataaagtataataaataataaatatatataaactatataataataaataataatatatatgtatatatagtgtATATATAATGTCTTTATGTAAAGTAACAATTTCAAGTAGTTTAACAAAAATGTCTTTCTTTATTTAATGATTCGAACAAAATGTTCAGAGATTCTTTCGATCTCTTGACTATTTTCAATTGTATCTACTCACTTATAAATACAAATGTTATTTTTCTCGCAGATTCACGGCACGTTGCGATAGGTCTCGAACTGAAAGGCGCGGACAATTCCTTGCGGGTCCGTCAAATACGAATTCTGGGCGAGATCGAAGGAGAAACGATGAAAGTTGGGAAACAGCTGAGTGCACAAAGGATCCAACAGAGGAATTGCGAAGCGGAAACATTGAAAGTTTTTCGGCTGATTACTTCTCAGGTAAACTGTGTATGAATTTGTCATTGTCATCCCATGCCTCAGAGTTTCTAATAATTCTTCGTCTGTCCTCCAGGTATTTGGCAAGCTAATACAAGGCGatcaacagcaacagcaactaGAATCTACAGAGGGTGCCAACGAGGACGTGGAAGACAGCAACGACCTTCGAGAGCACATGGTTGGAATTCTGTTTAGCAGCAACAATCTAACGCATCTGCAAAAGCAAGTCTGCACACATATCGTCGAGGCTATTCGCAAAGAGACGATTCGATTGAAGGAAGAATGGGAGACAGTGCTGTATTCACCGACGCCAACTAATAGTTTACTGAGCGACAACAGCGACCAATCGAAGGCAGCCGATACATATTGCTTCGAGATGTTGTCTATGGTGCTAGCCTTGAGCGGAAGCGCCGTTGGGCAGTATTATTTGTCGCATCAATATGGATTATTGACTGACTTGTTGAGCTTGTTGCATACCGGATCAGCCAGAGTGCAGCGTCAAGTATGCTTTCGATCCATCCGAAATGTATGCTCTCTATTTCAGCAGTGACACTGATCGACATTATTTCTGTTGTTCCAGGTGACAGCTCTACTGAAACGTATCTTACCAGAAATTAAACCAGAGGTGCTAGCCAACGTAACCAGCGTTGGTCGACTGCCACCCACGGACTTCAGCATCGTCTCTGTTGCGAACAATAGCTTCACCCACAACGCGGAATTCGACGAGAATGCCCCGGGAATATTGGACGTTTTCCTAAGTTGCATCGCCAAATCGTTGACCGTTCAAGTCAAGGTGAAAGGAAAGGAGAACAACGGGAAAGCGTTGCAGACTGTTTCACTGGCTACCAGTATTCACCCGAAACGTTACGTCGGGGCAAGATGGTGGTTGCGAGGGACCATGACTCGGAAACTAGCTGAAGTGATCATTCAACTTCTGAAGGACATGGCATCGGTTAGTGTATATGCTTGAATTGTACTCAATAATAGACCACTCACGTTTGAAACTAATTTCAGGGTAAGCTGTCGGAAGAATGGGCGTCCGTTACGAAGGCAGCCATTGCCGAAAACATTTTAAACCTCACCAGATTAGACGAAACGAGCCGAGAACCCGCGGAATGTCTTCGAACGCCAACATTATGGCTGGCCCTTTCATCCTTGTGCGTTTTGGACTCTGATCACGTCGAGAGATTGTCCTCGGGCCAATGGACTGGTTCGGAAGGACAACCACCGCCACCACGAGTAAGATTCCATTCTTCATTAAAGCTTCTTTGAAGGAAGCTAGTTGACCATCAAATATTTCTGCAGCCTACGTGCAATAATCATGACGATGGCGAGACAACAGCGATCATTCAATGCAACGATTGCGGAAATCTGTGCGGGGAGTGCGACAGAATCCTGCATCTTCATAGGAAAGCTCGCATGCACATTAGACAGGTGTgcaaagaggaggaggaggcgatACGCGTTGATCTTCACGAAGGTTGCGGCCGGACGAAGCTCTTTTGGATCTTAGCTCTGGCTGACAGCAGAACGTTGAAAGCTCTGGTAGAATTCCGCGATGGTACCCCGAGAAAACCGGTCGGGGCTACGTCAGGAATGTGCAGATTCTGCGGGATCACCGGGAACACGGGTCTGCTAGCGATAGGGAATATTTGCACGGACAACGACTGCCAAGAGCATGCCAAGAACGCGTGCAGCAAGGTTCACTCTTGCGGGCACATCTGCGGGGGTGTTCGCAACGAGAAGACTTGTTTGCCCTGTCTGCACAGGTGTCTGTCGGACAGCGATTTGAAACAAGACGCCGACGACATGTGCATGATTTGCTTCACGGAAGCTTTATCAGCCGCGCCAGCGATTCAGTTGCAGTGTGGCCACGTGTTCCATTTGCATTGCTGCAAGCACGTCCTTATGAAGCGATGGGTGGGCCCTAGGATCACATTCGGATTTTCTCTTTGCCCGATCTGCAAGATCCCTATGGAACATCCGACTCTGGCCGAAGAACTGGCGAGCATCAAGGAGCTTTACGAAGACGTCAGGAGAAAAGCTTTGATGCGATTGGAGTACGAAGGATTGTACAAGTAAGCGTGAAGATGAAGAACTAATGATCCTGTGTATTCCTCAGGTTGTAACAGAATTATGTTATTGCAGGACCGAAGCGGCCTTCGGACCAGGTGCAAGGTTCCAAGATCCTGCTGCGTACGCGATGGAGCGTTATGCGTATTATGTTTGCTACAAGTGTCAAAAGGCCTACTATGGGGGCGAGGCGCGGTGTGACGCACAGGTAGGCGGGGAAACCTTCGACCCCACGGAATTAGTGTGCGGAGGTTGCAGCGATGTTGCAAGAGCCCAGATGTGCCCGAAGCACGCGGCAGACTTTCTCGAGTATAAATGTCGTTATTGTTGCTCGGTGGCTGTCTTTTTCTGTTTCGGCACTACCCATTTCTGTAACCCCTGCCACGAAGATTTCCAACGTGTCATTATCATTCCAAAAAGCAAACTACCATCGTGTCCTGCGGGTAAGCTCATTCTCTGATAATGCTTAAGACATGACAACTGAAGAAGAGTTGACAACTACTATTGAAATTCTTTCCGTTCTGTTTAGGACCTAAAGCAAAACAACTGGACGGGGATGAATGTCCATTGCACGTGAAACATCCGCCGACCGGAGAAGAATTCGCGTTAGGTTGCGGGATTTGCCGTAACGCGCACACCTTCTAAAGATATTCCAAATAGATGAAAGAGAACAGAAACTATTTCATAATTTATACTCGACATGAATGAGAATCGGTGATTCTTGTTGGATCTTAACAATacaactatattattatatgcaaGCAAAcggatatacatattatatagttTGATATGCGTGTATCACTATTCGCAGTAAAGGCTGCCGTATGTATCGATTTATTGGGAATTCTAATGATTAGAGCAACTGTGGAATTGACGCAGTGTGAAACGATGCAAGAGGAATCAAATAGTATGAGctaattagctgcaaatcatgagTGAGAAACCGATGAAGCGTGGAACTCTAATACTTGTTAAGTATTACGTAAGTCGTTTTTATTCGTGATTAATAGAGATTACCGAAACAagtagagagaaagaaagagagagagagcgagagagagagagagagagagggagggaaaaACGTCAAAGAATGTTCTACGTGTATTTAAAACTTCCATGTGAAAGGAGAACAATGAGCTTACATGTGCGTAAGTCATACAGAGTGTAGTGATTCACTTGGTAAATTATTCTCGACATAAgcgtttaatttaatatatacataacaatataaatatatataatataattctctACGCTACTTAAGaactatttaattattatcgACAATGATCCTAATAAGTTATGTATGTAGGTAAATTATGTATGTGAAAGGAGTGTGTTATTTGAAATTTGTGAATTAAAATTGTGAAGAATAGAGAAatgaaaacaaacaaaaaaaaaaagattaaatCGCGGTAAAAGAAAAGGGAGGTA belongs to Megalopta genalis isolate 19385.01 chromosome 1, iyMegGena1_principal, whole genome shotgun sequence and includes:
- the LOC117219034 gene encoding E3 ubiquitin-protein ligase MYCBP2 — encoded protein: MVDSTATSQRRGSTQSDTSALVSSITRDPSQSPSAVSTTANTRDLSQSPSCSSLQIRSEGSIASPPDTPKKDGTDSQRSPRKMSQAQTQTNLTFHFSIGSTGPKEERHLPKLSRRDHTKMVKTRAKRAMSPASSQQSPNPSRTLNLSKEKVKEAISPSVAECLRAVFAAFLWHEGIVHDAMACASFLKFHPSLPKQGALVVTRQTVLQSNDKEEQEQKARQRHSVEVTNAGNYLHIQPSTLETLTRSAANANANRNRKKQEVPTKDEGQTNGKLGAVPEFQTVAVLPPALKSLVFLWEELSTNCLQAIEQQSVLPSPISQVQTVKLSKRPVPEKRPREEKLKEREKKGNRKKKEWKPVGRGIGSEVLAGIERETICELCGLMFPHPVTYHMKMMHPGCGWHAGGKGYNSGGTYCIGWAGNCGDGGVGGSSWYLICDTCRDKYLRARKLKLTKKFLTGITKRKNGTGKILSPISTPNGNETHIVMKNNAIFLLELASASGLNIPKQQRRPSQTLSSVAENYSPPDTAGPFPPTGPFQCLQALGVHHSQSHDERYYEEALRRQNGHQNVYDGSSAMFNSTNGRPLSEYPMSDSDSESGKGRGMFHRSVSMSTGASWARNTNDGRVVIMRKRNNSSSEMNNNGGLSLLCYPSAALQKLVPSMDQSAIVSTSQTEAANNDRIEILMRPVMLFVLQQHNLQHLQLAMKQALRRASCRVYAMQALNWLLRSVTQPICLHDLLWWFSASLIPAVSPEPVDATEEENRTEKRDEHDMINVCEHPLSDLVIAGESVNPLPTVFHTLLQTIADLMLLPPLGSPLQQAAIRCWGIKFTPADHMFLHRSHVFSNISKILSRYEEDEDVTTSMHESHQSIHSQQITSSVEVLKDLTPGIKIKASSRQAMIGNLTDNSTETFWESGDEDRNKTKTIIINCGAHSLPRMIYIHIDNCRDLTHKVSSVTFQSGNNADEMVKLRTVEIESRSAGWINCPVTDSRHVAIGLELKGADNSLRVRQIRILGEIEGETMKVGKQLSAQRIQQRNCEAETLKVFRLITSQVFGKLIQGDQQQQQLESTEGANEDVEDSNDLREHMVGILFSSNNLTHLQKQVCTHIVEAIRKETIRLKEEWETVLYSPTPTNSLLSDNSDQSKAADTYCFEMLSMVLALSGSAVGQYYLSHQYGLLTDLLSLLHTGSARVQRQVTALLKRILPEIKPEVLANVTSVGRLPPTDFSIVSVANNSFTHNAEFDENAPGILDVFLSCIAKSLTVQVKVKGKENNGKALQTVSLATSIHPKRYVGARWWLRGTMTRKLAEVIIQLLKDMASGKLSEEWASVTKAAIAENILNLTRLDETSREPAECLRTPTLWLALSSLCVLDSDHVERLSSGQWTGSEGQPPPPRPTCNNHDDGETTAIIQCNDCGNLCGECDRILHLHRKARMHIRQVCKEEEEAIRVDLHEGCGRTKLFWILALADSRTLKALVEFRDGTPRKPVGATSGMCRFCGITGNTGLLAIGNICTDNDCQEHAKNACSKVHSCGHICGGVRNEKTCLPCLHRCLSDSDLKQDADDMCMICFTEALSAAPAIQLQCGHVFHLHCCKHVLMKRWVGPRITFGFSLCPICKIPMEHPTLAEELASIKELYEDVRRKALMRLEYEGLYKTEAAFGPGARFQDPAAYAMERYAYYVCYKCQKAYYGGEARCDAQVGGETFDPTELVCGGCSDVARAQMCPKHAADFLEYKCRYCCSVAVFFCFGTTHFCNPCHEDFQRVIIIPKSKLPSCPAGPKAKQLDGDECPLHVKHPPTGEEFALGCGICRNAHTF